A single Syntrophorhabdus sp. DNA region contains:
- a CDS encoding OmpA family protein: MTKRYVLLVMAVFLAVSLSGCGCFYQQMKGETPPPAAPPAVVTPPEAKTPVPVAPAAVALRDIHFDFDRYNIREGDAAILRENMNWFRDTANRGKKVRIEGHCDERGTVEYNLVLGQKRADSTRNFLVGLGADGRLLETISYGKEKPVDPGHNEEAWAKNRRAHFQMMQ; the protein is encoded by the coding sequence ATGACAAAGAGGTATGTGTTGTTGGTGATGGCTGTGTTCCTGGCAGTGTCCCTGAGCGGCTGTGGTTGTTTCTACCAGCAGATGAAGGGTGAAACTCCTCCGCCAGCTGCTCCGCCGGCGGTCGTGACACCGCCTGAGGCGAAGACACCGGTGCCTGTGGCGCCGGCCGCTGTGGCCCTCAGAGACATCCATTTCGATTTTGACCGGTACAACATCCGCGAGGGCGACGCGGCTATCCTCAGGGAGAACATGAACTGGTTCCGCGATACGGCGAACAGGGGCAAGAAAGTGCGGATCGAGGGCCACTGCGACGAGCGCGGTACCGTGGAGTACAACCTCGTCCTGGGACAGAAGAGAGCCGACTCGACCAGGAACTTTCTTGTCGGTCTCGGCGCGGATGGCAGGCTTCTCGAAACGATAAGCTACGGGAAGGAAAAGCCTGTCGATCCGGGACACAATGAAGAGGCATGGGCGAAGAATCGTCGGGCTCACTTCCAGATGATGCAGTAG